The Sander vitreus isolate 19-12246 chromosome 5, sanVit1, whole genome shotgun sequence genome includes a region encoding these proteins:
- the LOC144518791 gene encoding noelin-like: MGLTQMESEENLLNIFLLLLFGSLFTMVGPSAPEEGWQVYSSAQDSEGRCVCTVVAPQQTVCSRDARTKQLRQLLEKVQNMSQSIEVLDQRTQRDLQFVEKMEEQVKGLENKFKQVEDGHESNIARQYKSIKVKMEELRPLIPVLEAYKADALLVRQFKEEVANVTELLGSLQEQMGGLDYQELHGRVMNLEDRLRACMQRLACGKLTGISEPITIKSSGSRFGSWMTDPLAPTGDNRVWYMDGYHNNRFVREYQSMYDFMTTDNFTSHRLPHPWSGTGQVVYNGSIYFNKFQSHTIIKFDFSTSLISRSRQLDFAGYNNMYHYSWGGHSDIDLMVDEGGLWAVYATNQNAGNIVLSQLNPNTLQIIRSWITNHPKRSAGEAFMICGTLYVTNGYSGGTKVYYAYSTNSSTYEYIDIPLTNKYSHLSMLDYNPRDRALYAWNNGHQVLYNVTLYHIIQ, translated from the exons ATGGGTTTGACACAGATGGAGTCTGAAGAGAATCTGCTCAACatttttctgctgctgctgttcggATCACTCTTCACCATG GTGGGTCCTTCTGCCCCGGAGGAGGGCTGGCAGGTGTACAGTTCAGCGCAGGACTCTGAAGGTCGATGTGTTTGTACGGTGGTTGCTCCCCAGCAGACGGTCTGCTCCAGAGACGCCCGAACCAAACAGCTCAGACAGCTGCTGGAGAAG GTTCAGAATATGAGTCAGTCCATCGAAGTTCTGGACCAGCGGACTCAGAGAGATCTGCAGTTTGTGGAGAAAATGGAAGAACAGGTGAAGGGTCTGGAAAACAAATTCAAACAGGTGGAAGACGGACATGAGAGCAACATCGCCAGACAGTACAAG TCCATAAAGGTAAAGATGGAGGAGTTACGTCCTCTGATCCCGGTCCTGGAGGCCTACAAGGCAGACGCTCTGCTGGTCCGACAATTTAAGGAGGAGGTGGCGAATGTGACAGAGCTGCTGGGATCCCTGCAGGAACAAATGGGAGGTCTGGACTACCAGGAGCTGCACGGCCGAGTGATGAACCTGGAGGACCGGCTGAGGGCCTGCATGCAGAGGCTGG caTGTGGGAAGCTGACAGGAATCTCTGAGCCAATCACCATCAAGTCATCAGGATCGAGGTTTGGATCGTGGATGACTGACCCGCTCGCTCCGACTGGAGACAACAGA GTGTGGTACATGGATGGTTATCATAACAACCGCTTTGTCAGGGAGTATCAGTCGATGTATGACTTCATGACGACGGACAACTTCACATCTCACCGCCTGCCTCACCCCTGGTCCGGCACCGGTCAGGTGGTTTATAACGGATCCATTTATTTTAACAAGTTTCAAAGTCATACCATCATCAAGTTCGACTTCAGCACATCGCTCATCAGCCGCTCCCGCCAGCTGGACTTTGCCGGCTACAACAACATGTACCATTACTCCTGGGGGGGGCACTCAGACATCGACCTCATGGTGGATGAGGGGGGTCTCTGGGCCGTCTACGCTACCAATCAGAATGCTGGAAACATTGTCCTCAGCCAGTTAAACCCAAACACTCTGCAGATCATCCGCAGTTGGATCACCAACCACCCAAAACGCAGTGCCGGCGAGGCATTCATGATCTGTGGAACCTTGTACGTTACTAACGGGTACTCTGGTGGAACCAAAGTTTACTACGCCTACTCCACCAACTCCTCCACCTACGAGTACATCGACATACCTCTGACCAACAAATACAGCCACCTGTCCATGCTCGACTACAACCCTCGAGACAGAGCACTGTATGCCTGGAACAATGGCCATCAAGTCCTTTATAACGTCACTCTTTACCACATTATACAATAA